The following is a genomic window from Anaerolineae bacterium.
ACATGGCGAATCCTCTGCCAGTGGGCAAACTGCCGGCGGAACTGCTCCAGGAACTGCTGCGCAAGTACACCCGCCCCAACAGCCGCGTCATCGTCGGGCCAGGGGTGGGGGAGGACGCCGCGGTCATTGACTTCGGCGAGCGCTATCTGGTGGCCAAGACCGACCCCATCACCTTTGCCACGGACGAGATCGGTTGGTATGCGGTCAACGTGAACGCCAACGACATCGCCTGCAGTGGGGGCGTGCCGAAGTGGTTCCTGGTGACAGCGTTACTGCCGGCCGGCACTGCCGACGCAGAAATGGCGGAGTCCATCTTCGCCCAGCTCGCCGAGGCCTGCCAGGCCCTGGATATCACGCTGTGCGGCGGGCACACCGAAGTCACCTACGATCTGGATCGTCCTATCCTGGTGGGGCTGATGCTGGGGGAGGTGGAGCCGGCCAGGCTGGTGCATTCCGGCGGCGCACGGCCGGGCGATGCGCTCATCCTCACCAAGGGCATTGCCATCGAGGGCACGGCGCTGATCGCTCGCGAGAAGGGGGAGATGCTGGCCGGCGAGTTCCCCGCTGATTTTCTCCGGCGCTGTCGGCAGATGCTTCACGAACCGGGCATCAGCGTGGTGCGCGAGGCGCGCCTTTTGCGTCAGCATGTGGATGTGCACGCCATGCACGACCCGACCGAAGGGGGGCTGGCGACGGCATTGTGGGAGCTGGCGGCGGCCGCCGGCGTGGGCCTGCGCGTGTACCGGGACGCGATACCCATACTGGCGGAGACGCAGGCGCTGTGCCAGCGTTTCGGGCTGGACCCGCTGGGTTTGATCGCCTCGGGGGCACTGCTGGCGACGGTGCCGGCTGTGCAGGCGGAGGAAGCGGTGCGGGTGCTGGCGGAGGCCGGCATTGTGGCCCGCTGTATTGGCGAGGTCCTGCCGGCGGGCGAGGGGGTGTGGTTGAGGGATGCCGGCGGGGACCAGCCTCTCCCGCGCTTCCCCCGCGACGAATTCGCCCGCCTGGTGGAATAACGCTCTCCAGAATTTGACAACCCCCCAGGGGTATGGTATAGTAGAGATACCCATACGGGGTATGCATGAAAAACAGAGGAGGGCGTTCCTATGGCACTGATTGGCAAGGAAGATCGCGAGACCATCCGCAAGATGTTCGACCAGGAATTCGTCCATGACGTGACGCTGGTCATGTTCACCCAGGAGTTTGAGTGTCAGTTCTGCCGCGAGACCCGGCAGTTGGTGGAGGAGCTGGGAGAAATTTCCCCGCGCGTGCACGTGGAGGTCTATAACTTCGTTACCGACAAGGACAAGGCCGAGGCGTACGGCATTGACAAAATCCCCGCCATCGCCATCATCGGCACCAAGGATTACGGCATCCGCTTTTACGGCATTCCCTCGGGATATGAATTCACGGGCCTTATTGAGACGATGATCGCGGTTTCCAAAGGGGAGTCGGGGCTTTCGCAGAAGACGAAGGAGGCGCTGGCGAAGCTGGAGAGCCCGGTGCATCTGCAGGTCTTCGTCACGCCGACCTGTCCGTACTGCCCCAGCGCGGTGCACCTGGCGCACCGCATGGCCATCGAGAGCGATAAAGTGCGCGCCGATGGCGTCGAGGTGATCGAGTTCCCGCACCTGGGACAGAAATACCATGTGCAGGGCGTGCCGCGCACCGTGATTAATGAGAAGGTGCATATTGAGGGCGCGGCGCCGGAGGGTATGCTGTTGGAGAAGATCCTGGAGGCGGTGCGGCCGGCCAAAAGCTGACGCCGGCTTCCTCTACACGCAATACACGCCCCGTGTATCATCCCGGTGATG
Proteins encoded in this region:
- a CDS encoding hydrogenase expression protein; translated protein: MANPLPVGKLPAELLQELLRKYTRPNSRVIVGPGVGEDAAVIDFGERYLVAKTDPITFATDEIGWYAVNVNANDIACSGGVPKWFLVTALLPAGTADAEMAESIFAQLAEACQALDITLCGGHTEVTYDLDRPILVGLMLGEVEPARLVHSGGARPGDALILTKGIAIEGTALIAREKGEMLAGEFPADFLRRCRQMLHEPGISVVREARLLRQHVDVHAMHDPTEGGLATALWELAAAAGVGLRVYRDAIPILAETQALCQRFGLDPLGLIASGALLATVPAVQAEEAVRVLAEAGIVARCIGEVLPAGEGVWLRDAGGDQPLPRFPRDEFARLVE
- a CDS encoding thioredoxin family protein — protein: MALIGKEDRETIRKMFDQEFVHDVTLVMFTQEFECQFCRETRQLVEELGEISPRVHVEVYNFVTDKDKAEAYGIDKIPAIAIIGTKDYGIRFYGIPSGYEFTGLIETMIAVSKGESGLSQKTKEALAKLESPVHLQVFVTPTCPYCPSAVHLAHRMAIESDKVRADGVEVIEFPHLGQKYHVQGVPRTVINEKVHIEGAAPEGMLLEKILEAVRPAKS